One window from the genome of Rhodococcus sp. ABRD24 encodes:
- a CDS encoding DUF3263 domain-containing protein → MDGAAARNQLERTDGASGNEVGEDGLTRREHDILSFERQWWKYAGAKEEAIKELFSMSATRYYQVLNALVDRPEALAADPMLVKRLRRLRASRQKARAARRLGFDIST, encoded by the coding sequence ATGGACGGCGCAGCAGCGCGGAACCAGCTTGAACGCACCGACGGCGCGTCGGGCAACGAGGTCGGCGAGGACGGCCTCACCCGACGCGAACACGACATCCTCTCCTTCGAACGACAGTGGTGGAAGTACGCCGGCGCCAAGGAAGAGGCCATCAAGGAACTCTTCTCGATGTCTGCCACCCGCTACTACCAGGTGCTCAACGCGCTCGTCGATCGTCCCGAGGCATTGGCCGCCGATCCGATGCTGGTCAAGCGCCTGCGCCGACTGCGCGCCAGCAGGCAGAAGGCCCGCGCTGCCCGCCGGCTGGGCTTCGACATCTCCACGTAG